In Bacteroidota bacterium, a single genomic region encodes these proteins:
- a CDS encoding glucosaminidase domain-containing protein — protein sequence MRLHHSLLLLLIGILFPIVASAQTNTIKLSPDEYIEKYKYLAVREMLQSGIPASITLGQGILESEAGNSLLSLGSNNHFGIKCHLDWNGDTFIHDDDRKNECFRKYESVEASYIDHSQFLLSRNWYKPLFELKPTDYKAWAKGLKKAGYATDKQYAEKLIKIIEENDLASFDKATDLAALPARNPHPFTAQAAPIKKSPISFENNSHYDIQVNNERKFIVAKKGDNISKLAQHFEMKEWQFYKYNDLPKGARLKVGEIVYLQPKRNHAKEDFHIVKNGEDMRSISQIYCVKLTKLYENNLMSYGTQPKQGEKIYLRRKKA from the coding sequence ATGCGCCTACACCATTCCTTACTACTTCTATTAATTGGGATTTTGTTTCCGATAGTTGCATCTGCACAAACAAATACTATTAAGTTGAGTCCGGATGAATACATCGAAAAATACAAGTATTTAGCGGTGCGTGAAATGCTGCAATCCGGCATTCCTGCTAGTATTACACTCGGGCAAGGAATTTTAGAAAGCGAGGCTGGTAACAGTTTACTGTCCTTAGGCTCCAACAATCATTTCGGAATTAAATGTCATTTAGATTGGAACGGCGATACCTTTATTCATGATGATGACAGAAAGAATGAATGCTTTCGAAAATATGAGTCTGTAGAAGCTTCGTATATTGATCACTCCCAGTTTTTACTCTCCCGAAATTGGTACAAACCGCTATTTGAACTTAAGCCAACCGACTATAAAGCTTGGGCTAAAGGATTAAAAAAAGCAGGTTATGCCACCGATAAACAATATGCTGAGAAACTCATTAAAATTATTGAGGAAAACGATTTAGCCAGTTTTGACAAGGCAACTGATTTGGCTGCGCTGCCTGCACGTAACCCGCATCCATTTACTGCGCAAGCTGCACCGATTAAAAAATCACCCATCTCCTTCGAAAATAATAGTCATTACGACATTCAAGTAAACAATGAGCGCAAATTTATTGTGGCCAAAAAAGGCGATAACATCAGCAAACTGGCGCAACATTTTGAAATGAAAGAATGGCAGTTTTACAAATACAATGATTTACCCAAAGGAGCTAGATTAAAAGTTGGTGAAATCGTTTACTTACAACCCAAACGGAATCATGCAAAAGAAGATTTTCACATTGTAAAAAACGGAGAAGACATGCGCAGTATTTCTCAAATATATTGTGTGAAATTAACCAAGCTTTACGAAAATAACTTAATGTCGTACGGCACGCAACCCAAACAAGGCGAAAAGATTTATTTGAGACGCAAGAAAGCTTAG
- a CDS encoding acyl-CoA dehydrogenase has translation MQFQLSEEHLMIQKAARDFANDVLKPGVIERDELQKFPAAEIKQLGELGFMGMMVDPKYGGGGMDAISYVLAMEEISKVDASCSVVMSVNNSLVCWGLETFGSEAQKQKYLLPLAKGEQIGAFCLSEPEAGSDATSQRTTAVDKGDHYLLNGTKNWITNGSSASVYLVIAQTYPEKGHHGINAFILEKGMPGFIVGAKENKLGIRGSDTHSLQFTDVKVPKENRIGEDGFGFKFAMKTLTGGRIGIASQALGIASGAYELALAYSKERKAFGKEISQHQAIQFKLADMATEIEAARMLCLKAAWLKDHHKDYATASAMAKVFASRVAMWVTVEAVQVHGGYGFVKEYHVERLMRDAKITQIYEGTTEVQKIVISRALLA, from the coding sequence ATGCAATTTCAGTTATCAGAAGAACATTTGATGATACAAAAGGCGGCAAGAGATTTTGCTAACGATGTATTGAAACCCGGAGTGATAGAACGCGATGAACTTCAAAAATTTCCGGCTGCAGAAATTAAGCAGTTGGGCGAACTTGGTTTCATGGGCATGATGGTGGATCCGAAATATGGCGGAGGCGGTATGGATGCTATTTCCTATGTACTTGCGATGGAAGAAATTAGTAAAGTGGATGCTTCGTGTTCGGTTGTAATGTCAGTGAATAATTCACTGGTGTGCTGGGGATTGGAGACTTTTGGTTCGGAAGCGCAAAAACAAAAATATTTATTACCCCTTGCGAAAGGGGAACAAATCGGCGCATTTTGCTTGTCGGAGCCCGAAGCAGGTTCGGATGCCACTTCGCAACGTACCACTGCTGTGGATAAAGGAGATCATTATCTTTTAAACGGAACAAAAAATTGGATAACCAATGGAAGCAGTGCTTCCGTTTATTTAGTTATTGCGCAAACCTATCCCGAAAAGGGACACCACGGTATTAATGCATTTATTTTGGAAAAGGGAATGCCCGGATTTATTGTAGGTGCCAAAGAAAATAAATTGGGAATTCGTGGTTCGGATACACATTCACTTCAATTTACAGATGTGAAAGTGCCCAAAGAAAATAGAATAGGAGAAGATGGTTTCGGGTTTAAATTTGCAATGAAAACCCTTACCGGTGGAAGAATCGGAATTGCTTCTCAAGCATTGGGTATTGCTTCGGGAGCGTATGAATTAGCGCTGGCCTACTCAAAGGAACGTAAAGCTTTTGGAAAAGAAATTTCGCAACATCAAGCCATACAATTTAAGTTGGCCGATATGGCAACTGAGATTGAAGCAGCGCGCATGCTTTGTTTAAAAGCTGCCTGGTTAAAGGATCACCACAAGGATTACGCTACCGCAAGCGCAATGGCAAAGGTTTTTGCTTCGCGTGTGGCCATGTGGGTTACGGTGGAGGCGGTGCAAGTTCACGGTGGTTATGGCTTTGTGAAGGAATACCATGTGGAACGTTTAATGCGTGATGCAAAAATTACCCAAATTTATGAGGGTACTACCGAGGTTCAAAAAATAGTAATTTCGAGGGCATTGCTTGCATAG
- a CDS encoding GWxTD domain-containing protein produces MYRLFVALFSILLLWSGCYQTAKIANQNLAFTYEKDAQVLHPHYSIYHTSPDKSQLHFSINTQELLYMKSPGNSNYSAKISVSYILYSSYESKQVLDSSSVFLEDDASKEEMVNLNGFFEVNSSYPNHYVMEVVLSDLNRNQSALNYVEIDKSTLNTPQNFKVTNRKSGQFLFRNQVHADENIGICYNKNSAQKTLYVNYFKPDFPLPSPPFSVQNLQPMQLLPDSTFSMELDATFTGFIQFRREGMYHFRSDTLSKEGLTLYVFHEDYPALTAAPQLVPPLRYLTTRQEHEALQNNPNKKLAVDNFWLNNCGNMDRAKASLKVYYNRVQNTNTYFSSYTEGWKTDRGLVYIAFGLPSSIYRDSHGETWMYGEEQNARSLTFVFSKVQNPYSENDYVLNRSENYRNDWFRMIDAWRQGKIINEK; encoded by the coding sequence ATGTACAGGTTATTTGTAGCACTTTTTTCGATTTTACTTTTGTGGAGCGGTTGTTATCAAACTGCAAAAATTGCCAATCAAAATTTGGCATTTACTTACGAAAAGGATGCGCAGGTATTGCATCCTCACTATAGCATTTACCATACTTCTCCCGATAAATCGCAATTGCATTTTTCTATTAATACTCAGGAGTTACTGTACATGAAAAGTCCCGGCAATTCTAATTATTCGGCAAAAATTTCGGTAAGCTATATTCTATATTCTTCTTATGAATCAAAGCAAGTATTGGATTCTTCTTCGGTTTTTTTGGAGGATGATGCCAGCAAAGAGGAAATGGTAAACTTGAATGGCTTTTTTGAAGTGAATTCCAGCTATCCTAATCACTATGTGATGGAAGTAGTATTAAGCGATTTAAATCGTAACCAGTCTGCGCTGAATTATGTGGAGATTGATAAATCAACTTTAAACACCCCACAAAATTTTAAGGTTACCAATCGAAAATCAGGGCAATTTTTATTTCGCAATCAAGTGCATGCAGATGAAAATATTGGTATTTGTTACAACAAAAATTCGGCACAAAAAACACTGTATGTAAATTATTTTAAGCCTGATTTTCCGCTTCCTTCACCTCCTTTTTCCGTTCAAAATTTACAGCCCATGCAGCTCCTTCCGGATAGCACATTTAGCATGGAGCTAGATGCAACCTTTACCGGTTTCATTCAATTTAGAAGAGAAGGAATGTATCACTTTCGCAGCGATACCTTATCAAAGGAAGGATTAACACTCTATGTGTTTCATGAAGATTATCCGGCACTAACCGCTGCGCCACAATTGGTGCCACCACTGCGATACCTAACCACTCGACAGGAACATGAAGCGTTGCAAAATAATCCGAATAAAAAATTGGCGGTGGATAATTTTTGGTTGAACAATTGTGGCAATATGGATAGGGCTAAAGCTTCGCTAAAGGTGTATTATAACCGTGTTCAAAATACCAATACTTATTTTAGCTCCTACACCGAAGGATGGAAAACCGATAGGGGCTTAGTGTATATTGCTTTTGGCTTACCTAGCTCCATTTACAGGGATAGCCATGGTGAAACCTGGATGTATGGTGAGGAACAGAATGCACGTTCACTAACTTTTGTTTTTAGTAAAGTGCAAAATCCCTACAGCGAAAATGATTATGTCTTAAATCGTTCTGAAAATTACCGCAACGATTGGTTTCGAATGATAGATGCATGGCGGCAGGGTAAAATAATTAACGAAAAGTAA
- a CDS encoding DUF4412 domain-containing protein has product MRIIISFVLFLFLNTGYAQSQFEGIIQMKMSTLEKPDMGITKLYFSAAGGRLETEMKISPNMKPFKTVRIFKKEGPNLYYILNEGAGTYSITDLSTYKRIEKSEKEVSVKVIGTEKILGYTCTHVLITSASGETEMWTSKEIIDYDSYNALSESDVRTRNASFAKALLAANAEGFPVKTVKKDSKGGVITIELVKAESKTLDKALFEVPTYYTKTETPTTGLEGMMQEIKQMGDQTVKEE; this is encoded by the coding sequence ATGCGCATAATTATAAGTTTTGTCCTTTTTCTTTTCCTAAATACGGGTTACGCACAAAGCCAATTTGAGGGTATTATTCAAATGAAGATGAGTACACTTGAAAAGCCGGATATGGGTATTACAAAACTATACTTTTCGGCTGCCGGTGGAAGACTTGAAACAGAAATGAAAATTTCTCCCAACATGAAACCCTTTAAAACCGTGCGCATATTTAAAAAGGAAGGCCCCAATCTTTATTACATTCTAAACGAAGGCGCGGGAACCTATTCCATAACAGATTTATCAACTTACAAGCGCATCGAAAAATCGGAGAAAGAAGTTAGTGTGAAGGTAATTGGTACTGAAAAAATATTGGGTTATACGTGTACACATGTGCTAATAACAAGCGCATCGGGCGAAACCGAAATGTGGACGAGCAAAGAAATTATTGATTATGATTCCTACAATGCGCTATCAGAAAGCGATGTGAGAACCCGAAATGCCTCATTTGCAAAAGCCTTGTTAGCTGCGAATGCTGAGGGATTTCCGGTTAAAACCGTGAAGAAGGACAGTAAAGGAGGAGTAATTACAATAGAACTCGTAAAGGCCGAAAGTAAAACTTTGGACAAGGCCTTGTTTGAAGTTCCGACCTATTACACTAAAACCGAAACACCCACCACCGGCCTAGAAGGCATGATGCAAGAAATTAAGCAAATGGGCGACCAAACTGTAAAGGAAGAGTAA
- the gyrB gene encoding DNA topoisomerase (ATP-hydrolyzing) subunit B, which yields MEETITAKVKNDDYSADSIQVLEGLEAVRKRPSMYIGDTGFKGLHHLVYEVVDNSIDEALAGHCNSIEVFINEDNSITVKDNGRGIPTDYHEKEKKSALEVVMTVLHAGGKFDKDSYKVSGGLHGVGVSCVNALSTHLKVVVNRNGKMYTQEYSIGKPLFDVKEIGTTDKRGTETTFKPDGSIFTTTEYSYDTLSSRLRELAFLNKGITLQITDLREKDDAGVNPTDTFLSQGGLREFVEYLDATREKLIDEPIYMEGDKGGIPVEVAMMYNSSFSENLHSYVNNINTHEGGTHLAGFRRGLTRTLKNYAEKSGMLSKVKIEIAGDDFREGLTAVISVKVQEPQFEGQTKTKLGNNEVMGAVDQAVSEMLTNYLEEHPKQAKMIVDKVILAATARHAARKAREMVQRKNVLTGTGLPGKLSDCSETDPGQCEIYLVEGDSAGGTAKQGRDRKFQAILPLRGKILNVEKAMMYKIFENEEIKNMFTALGVSIGTVEDSKELNIEKLRYHKVVIMTDADIDGSHITTLILTFFFRYMKELIEKGYIYIATPPLYLVKKGKEQIYCWTEDDRLNAIAKLASPGKESNVGIQRYKGLGEMNAEQLWETTMNPEFRTLRQVTIDSAAEADRIFSMLMGDEVPPRRDFIEKNAKYAKIDA from the coding sequence ATGGAAGAAACGATAACAGCAAAAGTGAAAAACGACGATTATTCAGCAGATAGTATTCAGGTATTGGAAGGATTGGAAGCGGTGCGTAAACGCCCTTCGATGTACATTGGAGATACCGGTTTTAAAGGACTTCACCATTTGGTATACGAAGTTGTAGATAACTCTATTGATGAGGCTTTGGCCGGACATTGTAACAGTATCGAAGTCTTTATCAACGAGGATAACTCAATAACAGTTAAAGATAACGGCCGCGGAATCCCTACCGATTACCACGAAAAGGAAAAGAAAAGTGCCTTGGAAGTGGTTATGACAGTGCTTCATGCCGGTGGTAAATTTGATAAAGATTCCTATAAAGTTTCCGGAGGTTTGCACGGGGTAGGTGTAAGTTGCGTGAATGCACTTTCTACCCACTTAAAAGTGGTGGTAAACCGTAATGGCAAAATGTACACCCAAGAATACAGCATTGGTAAGCCTTTGTTTGATGTAAAAGAAATTGGGACCACTGATAAAAGAGGTACTGAAACAACTTTTAAACCGGATGGCAGTATTTTTACAACCACCGAATACAGTTACGATACTCTTTCCTCTCGTTTGCGTGAACTAGCCTTCTTAAATAAAGGTATAACCTTACAAATTACCGATTTACGTGAGAAAGATGATGCAGGAGTAAATCCGACAGATACCTTTTTATCGCAAGGCGGATTACGTGAATTTGTGGAATACCTTGATGCCACCCGCGAAAAGCTGATTGATGAGCCTATCTATATGGAAGGCGATAAAGGCGGTATTCCGGTGGAAGTTGCCATGATGTACAATTCTTCCTTTTCGGAAAACTTACATTCCTATGTAAATAACATTAATACACACGAAGGTGGAACACACTTAGCCGGCTTCCGCAGAGGTTTAACACGCACCTTGAAGAATTATGCTGAAAAATCAGGCATGCTCTCCAAAGTAAAAATCGAAATTGCCGGGGATGACTTCCGTGAAGGTTTAACTGCTGTTATTTCTGTGAAAGTGCAGGAACCGCAGTTTGAAGGCCAAACCAAAACAAAACTCGGAAACAACGAAGTAATGGGTGCTGTTGATCAGGCGGTGAGTGAAATGCTTACCAATTACCTCGAAGAGCATCCAAAACAAGCTAAAATGATTGTGGATAAGGTAATTTTAGCTGCCACAGCACGCCACGCTGCCCGAAAAGCACGTGAAATGGTGCAACGTAAAAATGTGCTTACAGGTACCGGTTTGCCCGGAAAACTTTCCGATTGCTCTGAAACCGATCCCGGACAATGCGAAATTTATTTGGTTGAGGGTGATTCGGCTGGAGGAACCGCTAAACAAGGTCGCGACCGAAAGTTTCAAGCGATTTTGCCTTTGCGTGGAAAAATCCTAAACGTGGAAAAAGCAATGATGTATAAAATCTTCGAAAACGAGGAGATTAAAAATATGTTTACTGCACTTGGAGTTTCTATTGGAACGGTGGAAGACAGCAAAGAATTAAACATCGAAAAATTACGTTACCACAAAGTAGTTATTATGACGGATGCCGATATCGACGGAAGTCACATCACTACTTTGATTCTTACCTTCTTTTTCCGTTACATGAAAGAACTAATTGAGAAAGGATACATCTACATCGCTACACCTCCACTCTATCTAGTTAAAAAAGGGAAAGAACAAATCTATTGCTGGACAGAGGATGACCGTTTAAATGCTATTGCGAAATTAGCAAGCCCGGGAAAAGAAAGCAATGTGGGAATTCAACGATACAAAGGTTTGGGTGAGATGAATGCGGAACAATTATGGGAAACAACCATGAATCCTGAATTCAGAACCTTACGCCAAGTAACCATCGATAGCGCTGCCGAAGCCGATAGAATTTTCAGCATGCTCATGGGCGATGAAGTTCCTCCACGTAGAGATTTTATTGAGAAAAATGCAAAGTATGCTAAGATTGATGCTTAG
- the rlmB gene encoding 23S rRNA (guanosine(2251)-2'-O)-methyltransferase RlmB, producing MEALKSDKDVEKVFIQKGIAPAVFKELRELMGRKETPFQFVPQEKLNRLTSKTHQGVIAFVTDVKFQEIEDILPNVFEIGKVPLLLILDRITDVRNFGAICRTAECCGVDAVIVPSRGAAQINSDAIKTSAGALHKIAVCRSQNLKTTLAFLRESGVKIIACTEKTESNYTALNYTEPTAIIMGSEDEGISGEYLKLSDARAKIPLLGEIGSLNVSVACGVILYEVIRQRTQ from the coding sequence ATGGAAGCCTTAAAATCGGATAAGGATGTAGAGAAAGTGTTTATTCAAAAAGGAATTGCACCGGCTGTTTTTAAAGAATTGCGTGAATTGATGGGAAGAAAAGAAACTCCTTTTCAATTTGTTCCACAAGAAAAATTAAACCGCCTAACGTCTAAAACACATCAAGGTGTAATTGCATTTGTAACAGATGTAAAATTTCAGGAAATTGAGGATATTTTACCAAATGTTTTTGAAATTGGAAAGGTTCCTCTCTTGCTTATTTTAGATCGCATTACCGACGTGCGAAACTTTGGCGCCATTTGCCGCACAGCCGAATGCTGTGGAGTGGATGCAGTAATTGTGCCGAGCCGTGGCGCTGCTCAAATAAATTCGGATGCCATTAAAACTTCGGCAGGAGCCTTACACAAAATTGCAGTGTGCCGTTCACAAAATTTAAAAACTACACTTGCTTTTCTGCGCGAAAGCGGCGTGAAAATTATTGCTTGTACTGAAAAAACAGAGTCTAATTATACCGCCTTAAATTACACTGAACCTACTGCCATCATTATGGGTTCGGAAGATGAAGGAATTTCGGGAGAATATTTAAAGCTGAGCGATGCACGCGCTAAAATTCCGCTTTTGGGTGAAATTGGTTCGCTAAATGTTTCAGTAGCCTGCGGGGTAATTTTGTATGAAGTAATTCGTCAGCGCACACAATAA
- a CDS encoding urocanate hydratase: MNFKELIQQGIPSELPPTKPYDTTINHAPKRKAILNAAERKLAIRNALRYFEKKHHAVLAPEFAAELTAYGRIYMYRFRPDYEMKARHIDEYPYVCKQAAAIMLMIQNNLDYAVAQHPHELITYGGNGAVFQNWAQYLLTMQYLSQMTEEQTLVMYSGHPMGLFPSHKDAPRVVVTNGMMIPNYSKPDDWEKFNALGVTQYGQMTAGSYMYIGPQGIVHGTTITVLNALRKIASAAKNSKAPVSELGKVFVTAGLGGMSGAQPKAAVIAGAIGVVAEINPKATQVRHAQGWVDEVYDNLDLLIARIEKARQTNEAVSLAYQGNVVDLWEKLVDKKVKVELGSDQTSLHNPWAGGYYPAGISFEESKRMMAEQPDQFKAEVQKTLVRHATAIEKMAENGMYFFDYGNAFLLEASRAGAAVVKKDGTFKYPSYVQDILGPMCFDYGFGPFRWVCTSGKASDLETSDRIAEAVLEEMKMTSPLEIQQQMDDNIRWIKAAGENKMVVGSQARILYADAEGRIKIAKAFNIAIREGKISSPIVLGRDHHDVSGTDSPYRETSNIYDGSQFTADMAIQNVIGDSFRGATWVSIHNGGGVGWGEVINGGFGMMLDGSEDSDRRLKSMLHWDVNNGIARRSWARNEEAIFAIKRAMQEEPRLKVTLANLVEDNLLEGL, translated from the coding sequence ATGAATTTTAAAGAATTAATTCAACAAGGAATTCCTTCCGAATTACCTCCCACAAAACCTTACGATACCACCATCAATCACGCGCCTAAACGTAAAGCAATTTTAAATGCAGCCGAAAGGAAACTGGCTATCAGAAATGCTTTGCGCTATTTTGAAAAGAAACACCATGCGGTTCTTGCACCTGAATTTGCTGCCGAGTTAACGGCTTACGGACGAATTTATATGTACCGTTTTCGCCCCGATTACGAAATGAAAGCACGCCATATCGACGAGTATCCGTATGTGTGCAAACAGGCCGCTGCCATCATGTTAATGATTCAAAACAATTTGGATTATGCAGTTGCACAACATCCACATGAACTCATTACTTACGGTGGAAATGGGGCGGTTTTTCAGAATTGGGCGCAATACCTGCTTACCATGCAGTATTTGAGCCAAATGACCGAGGAGCAAACTTTGGTAATGTATTCGGGTCATCCAATGGGTCTATTTCCCTCGCACAAAGATGCACCGCGGGTGGTGGTTACCAACGGTATGATGATTCCGAATTATAGTAAGCCAGATGATTGGGAAAAATTTAATGCGCTTGGGGTAACTCAGTACGGACAAATGACAGCCGGCTCCTATATGTACATTGGTCCGCAAGGAATTGTGCATGGCACTACCATTACTGTTTTGAACGCGCTACGTAAAATTGCATCTGCAGCAAAAAATTCGAAAGCACCAGTATCTGAGTTAGGAAAAGTATTTGTAACTGCCGGATTAGGCGGTATGAGCGGTGCACAGCCAAAAGCTGCTGTAATAGCCGGTGCTATTGGAGTAGTGGCCGAAATAAATCCCAAGGCTACGCAAGTGCGCCATGCACAAGGTTGGGTAGATGAAGTGTACGATAATTTGGATCTTTTAATTGCCCGCATCGAAAAAGCGAGGCAAACCAATGAAGCGGTATCGCTTGCTTACCAAGGTAATGTGGTGGATTTATGGGAAAAATTAGTGGATAAAAAGGTAAAAGTAGAACTCGGTTCTGATCAAACATCCTTGCACAATCCTTGGGCGGGAGGCTATTATCCGGCGGGTATTTCGTTTGAGGAGTCCAAGAGAATGATGGCGGAGCAGCCGGATCAGTTCAAAGCTGAAGTTCAAAAAACGCTGGTTCGTCATGCAACAGCGATTGAGAAAATGGCTGAAAATGGAATGTATTTCTTTGATTACGGGAATGCATTTTTGTTGGAAGCAAGTAGGGCAGGTGCCGCAGTAGTAAAGAAAGACGGCACATTTAAATACCCCTCCTATGTGCAAGATATTTTAGGGCCCATGTGTTTTGATTATGGATTTGGTCCTTTCCGATGGGTGTGCACTTCCGGAAAAGCTTCTGATTTGGAGACTTCTGATCGTATTGCTGAAGCTGTACTAGAGGAAATGAAAATGACTTCGCCACTGGAAATACAGCAGCAAATGGATGATAACATAAGGTGGATAAAAGCTGCAGGAGAGAATAAGATGGTAGTTGGTTCCCAAGCACGCATTCTTTATGCAGATGCCGAAGGACGTATTAAAATCGCAAAAGCCTTCAATATAGCCATCCGTGAAGGAAAAATTTCGAGTCCAATTGTGTTAGGGCGAGATCATCATGATGTTTCGGGTACAGATTCACCTTATCGTGAAACTTCCAATATTTACGATGGCTCCCAATTTACTGCCGATATGGCCATACAAAATGTGATAGGCGATTCGTTTAGGGGCGCCACTTGGGTAAGTATTCACAACGGTGGGGGAGTTGGCTGGGGCGAAGTTATTAACGGTGGATTTGGTATGATGCTCGATGGAAGCGAAGATAGTGATAGGAGACTTAAGTCGATGCTGCACTGGGATGTGAACAATGGGATTGCGCGTCGAAGCTGGGCTAGAAATGAGGAAGCAATTTTTGCAATTAAGCGTGCCATGCAAGAGGAACCCCGTTTAAAAGTAACGCTGGCAAACCTAGTGGAGGATAATTTATTGGAAGGACTTTAG
- a CDS encoding 1-aminocyclopropane-1-carboxylate deaminase/D-cysteine desulfhydrase — MYDSNRTNRNIVSKIHIALNLKLQIDKINHPLCIKKQVELSLLRLDLIDYYWGGNKYFKLKYNLEEAKRQGKKTLLSFGGAYSNHIAATAAAGKAANFSTIGIIRGEAHTPLNPTLAFASSCGMQLHYVSRENYRTKTDAAFLNTLKNEFGDYYLIPEGGSNLLAVKGCSEILEGITDFDTVCCACGTGATMAGIILSLSKNQTAIGFASLKGASFLTQDIQNFILEYKQLYEREQLASVSWDLNTRYDFGGYAKTNSDLISFAQNFERQQGIALDYVYTSKMMYGIFDLIEKNHFPTHTKILAVHSGGVQGNAGFEY; from the coding sequence ATGTACGATTCAAACAGAACAAATCGTAATATTGTTTCAAAGATACATATTGCCCTTAATTTGAAGCTTCAAATCGATAAAATAAACCATCCGCTTTGTATAAAAAAACAAGTAGAACTATCCCTACTTCGCCTCGATTTGATTGATTATTATTGGGGTGGGAATAAATATTTTAAGCTAAAGTATAATTTAGAAGAAGCTAAACGTCAAGGAAAAAAAACGCTGTTGAGCTTTGGGGGAGCCTATTCCAATCATATTGCAGCTACCGCAGCTGCCGGAAAAGCAGCTAATTTTAGCACCATTGGTATCATTCGTGGAGAAGCACACACGCCGCTTAATCCCACATTGGCTTTTGCCTCATCCTGTGGAATGCAATTACACTATGTGTCGAGGGAAAATTACCGTACTAAGACCGATGCTGCATTTTTGAATACGCTAAAAAATGAATTTGGTGATTATTATTTGATTCCCGAAGGTGGCTCCAATTTACTAGCCGTAAAAGGCTGTAGCGAAATTTTGGAAGGAATTACCGATTTCGACACGGTTTGTTGTGCGTGTGGAACTGGTGCTACAATGGCGGGCATTATCCTTTCCCTTTCTAAAAATCAAACTGCAATTGGCTTTGCTAGCTTAAAAGGAGCATCATTTCTGACACAGGATATTCAAAATTTTATTTTGGAGTATAAACAGCTTTACGAAAGGGAGCAGTTAGCTTCTGTTTCTTGGGACCTCAATACGAGGTATGATTTTGGCGGTTATGCAAAAACAAATTCTGATTTGATTTCGTTTGCCCAAAATTTTGAAAGGCAACAAGGCATTGCACTTGATTACGTATACACATCAAAAATGATGTATGGAATTTTTGATTTAATCGAAAAAAATCATTTCCCGACACACACAAAGATTTTAGCGGTGCACAGTGGTGGAGTGCAGGGTAACGCGGGTTTTGAATACTAA